aaatgccaaaccAGTTACCAcactggtgaaaggtgggtagaggTGCCTTAACCCAAGCCCCCACAACCTATTGGGTACCCAGGAGGTCAGCAGGACCAAAGGAGGTCCAGAATGGGGCAAGGTGCCCAGAGCAAATGAGGAGCAAGGACCCCAGAGTTTGTGAAagggcatggagcctagcaaaggGTGTAGAGcctagtgaaaggcaaggagCCCAGGGGCTAGGAGCCCTGACTGCGTGTGGGGGGTAAGGAGCCCAGTATGAGTGAGGGGCATGGACTCCAATGAGAGCAGCTGGAGTTAGGGGCTAGGATATAGTTACAACATGCAGATGCCATCTGGAAGGGTTGGGCTgctgtgtaggggaggaaaagggacacagctagtgccccctggcatcggggcaagaatgggcagcctcctgcctaattagaACCAGTTAAGAaaaaacaaggcatggcaggaaagtgaggcaggtggttggcccagaaacaggtgggcgggccaatggTGGACCGGCCCCAggaaagccccctgttacagtagTGCATTGGCCGGAAACACAGGAGCCCAACAGTCAGGCATGTCAGCGCTCACCCCAGGGAGATGTGTTGAGTGGGGAGGTGTATAGCAGgacactgtttgtgcctgccactttaagggctgagtcaagcagcaagcaggtgcttgattgtagcggccattttagaaccatggccacctatataaacagagcagtttgctgctggcagccaagcaGGAAAtatcacctggctgagctgctgtatAAGAATATgtacaggtaggagcaggaggctcttggtcctaggcatgacctaaaactgcatgcTGCCGGGAGtgggtagcctggtggggctcccagtggcacgggagcctccaggaaaataccagaccagttaccaccctggtggaaggTGGGTTGGGTCACCCCAATAACCCGTAGCTCCCACATCACTGAGGGTAGCAGTTAGGGTCAGGCATGGGTATGGCTACCTGAGCCCCCaccggggagggaagccccatagccccagtAAGGGGGTGGAAGATGTGGATCCCCAGTAAAGGTAGGCCTCCAGTGAAGAGgtagagatgtggagccccagtgagggggaaaccaaAGGGCTGGAAGCCCAGTGTGCATGTGACAGTTTGTATAGAGTTGCCCCGAGAGGGGCCAAGGCAAGCTTGGCCccagtcaggtaattggctggccactaccccagtgagggctgtgggagaggcccaaaagatggtatgtctgccacccaaggtgtgcactagataaagcctatggccaaaggggCCCATTTCTAGAGGGAGCAAGGTGGTATAAATTAATTAGATTATACATGAAAGAGATCCTGTGAGGTGGAGcgtgagaggccccagtgagaggagggcggtatgaatgtatttgtgtctgaggcctgacaacgagggCTAAGCTTGATCCAGCTGTAGGCCAGGAGCATTGTGTCACCTAGATGCCATCTACAAGGCTTGGGCTCTGGTGTAGTgtaggaacagagccacagatagtgccccctggcatcagggcaagaatgggcagcctcccacctaattagaaCCAATGAagaaacaacaaggtgtggcaggagagtgaggtgggaggttggcccagaaacaggtgggtgggccaatagTTGACCggccccaggaaggccccctgttataaATCCCATCCCTAGTACTTATCAAATGTAACTAAGGAAAAATTAGGTTGAAAATCATCAAAACTGTCCAACTTGGAACTATTAGATTGCACTACTGTTTCCTGAGAGAACTTATAGAATCACCCATCTTAGAGCATTTATACCAGAATAGACAAAGCACTAGGAAAGAAGCAGAGAAAACAATCCTTTTGTGTCAGGGAAACAGACTGATAGATGACCTACTAGGTTTTTGCCATCTCTAACTTCTGTGATAATTTTCTGAAAGCATTTTGTCAGCACCTTGCTAACTACTGTGCATTTTGTTCTGATCCATCCTGTAACACTGCAGTCTGGGGATTTAGATTTAGCTATAAAGTTCTACCTGGTTCACTCTCAAAGTCTAAAAATAGAATTGTTTAGAATATATGTTCTAAATTAAGACTGAATGTCACTGGAAAATCTACAGCAACCAAGGTCAGAATCTGTGATATCAAACTGGTATCAAAGAAAAAATTGTCTGTTTGACTGTAACATTAATAACATTTACTACTTCCAGATAATACTCATCCTGTTCAAAGCCATGTTTAAAGAGTCACTAATTAATCCTCACAACCAACCTCAAATAGTAAGTTAATAAGTTATATTCCCCATATTAAGACCTTAAGAAGTGCcctataattagggacctaccaaaatcacaattttgtgattttcatggaaactgcaatTTCAGACAGTTTCCACAAAAAAGCATGGGCTCCACAAAAAAGTGCAGGCTctctgagcagggggaaaaatgcaaaagaaagctATACGAACAGAAAAGGGCAGGGAACTCTTGCATCCTGAAGCatgagaggagggagaggaggggagggggcaagaagGAGCAAATTAGAGGCTAAGCCCTTGACATAGGTTTAGCCCAGGTGCTAATCTGGGACTAGCTAGGGAAGCAGGAGGGATTTGGTAATGGCTTTTAAAGTACCCACAGGCATGCTTCTGCAGCATGCATGCTCCCACTGGAAGAAGAGCAAGGATGAACTCTAAGAAGTCTTCCAAGATGGCCAAATATATTTCAGCACCGGACCATGCAAGACAGTATCCTGAAGGGACCTTGCACACAGACGGAGACAAGTTCTCCTCTACCTCCTGTAATGTAATTCTGGATGGGTccaggaaaaacagcataaattgGCACTTGGTGTCCGAGGCATTCAAGAAGGGGAAGGCTGCTGGCAATGCTGAAGGTCACAGCAAGAAGCAAGAGAGTGTGTCCTCCCTCTTGAAAAggaccacagaaagcagcttggaAAGgcaagaggtggcattttccttCATGAAAGCTTTCACAGCAGCAAACATCCCACTGGAGAAACTTGATCACCTGAATTTAAGGGACTACATGAACCAAAATGTGCCAACTGCTGGCAGTTTTCCATGTACCAAAAAGCTTCCCCAAgaccagtggtgggcaaaataaagCCCAGGGGCCAACTTCCCAGCCCAAAGCCCAGGGAGTGATTTTTACCCTGTCCACAGTGGGTACCTTGACCTTACCAGGCAGCATTGGGATACCCCCATCTCATGCCAGCCAGGAGCTCACCCTGGGATGCccatgtggtggtggcagctcctagccctgccagcttagcatggagcagagcagtgcaggggcagtggtAGGAACCTCAGGAGCCCCCATCCCCAGATGCAACACCTACACTGGGGCTCTCACCATTGCCGCTACCCTCATGCTGCTTTGTGTCACTATGCCCCATGCtaagcccatgtggggctgccacCACCGCATGGGCATCCTGGggtgagctgcaggctggcaccAGATGGGGGGATGCCCCAGCAATGCCCACCTCCCCTGGCCCCAGTGTAGTCCTGACCACTGCAAGTGCATGGCAGGTCATAGAGTCACTGCCagatccacccccctcccccccaacctgtgGAATGTACACTGCAGGCCAGGGTAGAGAATCGGAGAGGGAGTTCCCCCAATTTGTCAGGCTTGACAGTAACATGTggccatcccctgccctgcccctgcctcccctcctcaaCCTCCCAAGCCTTCTctgtggggcttgcagccctCCTCTCACTCTCATGGATGCTGTGGCCCCTCAGTGAGACTTGGTGGGGCCTTCCAGCTCTGCCCTAGCCCCAAACtatcaccaccccaagatcctggccccaaaTGCAGGATCCacacaggcaggatgcaggggtAGGCAAGGAGCCacgtctggggctggggctggggctggggccaagattgtggggcagtggcagcattggaccagggtggggcagagctgcaatccactcccttCAGCATTGCCCATGGAACCCACGCCCATTGTAGAGGCATTcgggcagcagattgtggctctgacctggccccagccccatattGTCACTACCCCATGACCTTCCCCTGTGATCCTATCCTCACCTGCCCATCCTACTCCTGAAGACCACTGCCTGGAGCCCCATCTCACATAGGGAGTTTTACTGTGTTACTGCATGGGGAAAGACggatgctgacctggcccatgacaCCTCACCAAAGCAACCTATGTGGCCCTCGAGCCCATATAATTGCCCACGCCTGTCCAAGACTGACTCCCTGCAGTGATTGCTTTGCATGTATGGTCCATGAAGCCTGACTTGGAAGAGTATCATTCCTTCTCCATTGTGGCTGATGAAGCTACTAACCATCAAGATAACTAcatgctgcacattttatttgtgcTGAGGAGCTGGGCAGACCAGGACCTGTTTCCAACTGAGCCGGTCCACCTCACATCTGTCAGTTTTTCTACTATGTCCCAAGCCATCATGCAGGTAATTGTCAGCTATGGCATAgatttaacaagatctcagcatccCTGTCTGACAATTCCATGTACATGTACAaggctttctctgatgtgctccaagGAATGCTGCCCAATGCTGTTCATGTAATCTTCAATACACACATTCTGTCTCTAGTAAGTGAGATCTGGTACATACAGTTCCCCAAGGTGGATAGTGTGGTGTCTTCCTCCTTGAAGAAAGCCTTCAAGTACTGTCTAAGGCATAAGGTCTGGTGCAGGGAGTCCATCACCAGTCAAAGTAGAGTAGGCTGGTAGAGTCAAtcggcaggaggcaggcagagccggtGCTGTTCTCCAATTTGCTCTGTCAGTCCCACGAAGTGCAGcctgggagtgggaggtggggagagccagggctgtgctccccgccAGGCTGAGCCACATGAGACTGCGGAGctgctcggagcacagccctggctctctcctgcctcccaccacctggctggctgctttgaaattaGAAACATTTTGAAGTTTTTGAACCATTTCAGCTGGCCTCATTTcttttcaaggctgtttcaaagcctttggTTTCATTTCAATTGCACTGTTTCAAGCCCAAATGGAGTCAAAACGAcattgaaacgaaacagctggtgaaGCTTCGTACAACCCTACTGTCCACGGTGCCTGAGGGGCACACCAGGTTTTGAGCCCTGCCAAAGGCAGGGGCATGAGACagaagcaggctgaggctgagaggGCGAGAGCCTGATGTTGACAGCAAAGTGACAAAGGTGGCCTGAGCCCAGAGGGGGTGATCAACACAGCTAGAGGCTGAAAGAGCCAGAGCCTGAAGCCAGAGGGAGTGGATGAGGCAACTGCTGGCCAACAAGAGGCTGAGACAAATGCCAGACCAGagccagtgggcctaggctactGGTCAGCAGCTAGAGTAACCTGTAGTCTAAGGCTAAGAAAGCTGAATCCTATACACAAAGGTAAATGGTGACAGAgtgacacctgcaaggcatgggcatgactaTAGGGAAGTGCTTCTAATAGGCCCTACAGCAGCTGGCGCACTGAGGCACTGACAGGAACAGGAGGGCCCCGCTTAATGTttaaggggcagggcaggggtatgGGAGAAACCTGCTGGCCAAAACAGGCTAGGGCTTGCTCTGGGACCCTGGGACAGCTTCCCTTCTGTAATAAaataattccatcaaggcatgacaggtgagaggaaaagggagggtaccccaaggagccagagtgggcaggcattgcatggccaccaggaagcgTACTGGCTTCATCTGGGGCCTGGTCCTGCCACAGGAAGGAGCAGGGCTCTAGCAGCCATGACTGGGTTAGGTTCAGGGGATACTCAGGGGGACTGGATGAGGCTAGGGAAGTTCCAAGCAAGGGTCCCCCTGAAAGGGTTCTGTGACTGTGTCTAACAAAAGTATGAGCTTTTGCTGCAGTTACAACCAACAGCATTGTTTGTTcccctttcctcctttctttcaaTTAGTACTCTACAGCCAATACTTACGAAGTCCATAAAATAtcatgaaatgttttgaaaaatgtccattt
This genomic window from Alligator mississippiensis isolate rAllMis1 chromosome 2, rAllMis1, whole genome shotgun sequence contains:
- the LOC106738421 gene encoding CGG triplet repeat-binding protein 1-like; amino-acid sequence: MNSKKSSKMAKYISAPDHARQYPEGTLHTDGDKFSSTSCNVILDGSRKNSINWHLVSEAFKKGKAAGNAEGHSKKQESVSSLLKRTTESSLERQEVAFSFMKAFTAANIPLEKLDHLNLRDYMNQNVPTAGSFPCTKKLPQDQWWAK